DNA from Acidimicrobiales bacterium:
AGCTTGCCGTCGTTGTCCTTGCGGACCCGCTCCATTCCGTAAAGGCCGACCAACTGCGCACCGCTGGCACCAGCGCCGGCGCCCTGCGCAAGCTGCTCGACCAGGTACGACACCGGCCGGCCCGATATCACCACAACCCGCCTGAAGCGTACGGCGAGCCTGCCGAGCGACCCGGCCACCCCCGCGAGAGGGCGAGCCGCGCCCGGATCATCGACGATCGGGGCGAGGGTTCCGTCGAAGTCGAGGAATATCCCGGCCGAATCCGGTTCCCGCAGGAATGGCTCGAGGTAGGTGGCCCTGGTCAGGCGTTCGACGCGAGGTCTGGCCCGATCACGAGGACCAGGTCCGCCTTGGAGCGCTCGCTGGTCGGGATCGGAGCGGAGCTGGGGGCGGGAACTGTGGTGTTCACGGCGCTTTGGGGGAGACCGACCGCGGTAGCCAACGCGTAAGCCTCGGGGACGTATCCCGGAGTGATCACGTAGATCGCCGAGGTGGTCACCTTCGACGTCGCGTCGTCAGGCGCAAGGGTGTTGTACCCGGCCGTGGTCTTCAGCTTGCTGCTCCACTGACCGGCCAAGTTCCCGCTGCCGGTGCCGTTGAGCACCTGGACCTTGATGCTGGCGGGCGCGACGAGGGTCGTCGTGGTCGTCGGGACAGTCGTGGTGGTGACGCTTACCGAGGTGCGCTGCGCTGTCGTGCCGTGCGTGCTCGGGCTGTGGCGCAACACGATCCAGCCGAGCACCATCACGACGACGATGACGAGGATCGCCTTACCCGTCTGGGTGCCGCCGTCGTTGCGCCGGCCGGGGCCCGCCGCGCCGCCCGCGTCGCTCACCTGGCTCTCCAGCCGCCGGATCCCCCACCCGTGCTGGGCGCCTGCCTGCCCTCGAATCGTGCCCGCCGGCGCATGTCGCGCGCTCGTCGCAACCTACGTACGAGCAGCGGATCGAGCTCCTGCGCCCCGGGCCGGTCGATCAGTGAAGCCAGTAGCTGGCGGTAGCGGGCCGCCGAAAGGCCGAACCTCTCCCTTATCGCGTCCTGCTTTCGACCAGGTTGCTTCCACCAGGACCTCTCGAAGTCGAGGATGGCCCGCTCGCGCTCGGAGAGTCCCATCCGCCCGAGCTTTCCATCCCAGGTACACGTGATCAAGGACCCGCCTGGCCCGCGGACCCCCGGACGCGTTTCGGGGACGAAACGGTTCCCCCCAGATCCGTTTCGTCCCCGAGTTCAACCCGCGAGGTCTCAGTGACCGCTGGGGTTGCCCGATCCGGAGGTGCTGGCGCCGCTGCTGCTGGTCGCCGCAGTGCCGGTCCCGTTGGTGCTGGCGTTGCCGCTGGCGGTGTCCGCCGTACCGGTACCCCCAGAGTTCGGGGTGGCCACCGGCGGGGTCGTGCTCGGCTGGCCGGCGTTGTCCGATTGGCTGCCGGGGCTGGACGGCTTGTTGCCGGTGTCGCCCGTCTGGCCGTTCTGGTCAGTGCCGGCGTTGACAGAGGCATGGCCGGAGGTCACCACTCCCTCGCAGTAGCCCTGGGTTCCGGAGAGGCCACCCTTGAGGGTGATAAGAGCACTGAACGTCTTGGACGAGTCCGACGGAAC
Protein-coding regions in this window:
- a CDS encoding LytR C-terminal domain-containing protein; this encodes MSDAGGAAGPGRRNDGGTQTGKAILVIVVVMVLGWIVLRHSPSTHGTTAQRTSVSVTTTTVPTTTTTLVAPASIKVQVLNGTGSGNLAGQWSSKLKTTAGYNTLAPDDATSKVTTSAIYVITPGYVPEAYALATAVGLPQSAVNTTVPAPSSAPIPTSERSKADLVLVIGPDLASNA
- a CDS encoding DUF3263 domain-containing protein; the encoded protein is MITCTWDGKLGRMGLSERERAILDFERSWWKQPGRKQDAIRERFGLSAARYRQLLASLIDRPGAQELDPLLVRRLRRARDMRRRARFEGRQAPSTGGGSGGWRAR